The genomic DNA TGCACTGCATCGATGAGCGCCACCTCCTGCTCCGGGGTGTACTCGCGTCGGACTTCGATCAGAGAGCTCGGCATGGCGTCACTATGGCCGTTCCAACCGCGGGGCCGCACCCGTTCGGACAGCGAGTCTCACGGGTCAGTGGAGGGTCGGGCGGTAGGTGAGCTCCTGCGTACGGCCGTCGAGGGTCCGCTGCTCCAGCAGCTCCAGGTCGAAGTCGGCCGCGCCGCCGAAGATCGGCTCGTCGCCGTTCTCGCCGGTGACCACCGGGTACAGCGTGACCTGCACCCGATCCACCAGGCCGGCCTTCATGAGCGCCCGGTTCAGTGACAGGCTGCCGTGCGAACGCAACGGCACGTCCGACTCCCCCTTGAGGCGGCGCACCACGTCGACGGCGTCACCACGCACGACGGTCGCGTCCTTCCAGTCGAGGGGCTCGTCCAACGTCGAGGACACGACCGTCATGGGCAGGTGGGTCATCCGCGTGACCCACGGGTCGCGTACGTCGTCGCCCTCCTTGCTCGCGCTCAGCATCGACACGAAGGCGCGAAAAGTGTTGGCACCGAGCACCATTCGCTGGGGCTGGTCGTACAGACCGAGCCGGTGGTCGAGCAGCTCCGGGCCCTGCTTGCCCCAGTAGCCGCCCCAGTCACCGCCACTGACCGAGCCGAAGCCGTCAAGGCTGGAGAACACGTCCCAGGTGTAGGTCGCAGACATGGCTGATCCTCTCGTCGAGGGCTGCCCCGACGGCGGCCTCTCACCATCACCACGAACGACGCAACTCAGGTGCGACACCCGCGCGTCGATGCCATGCTCGGGCAGATGCCGCAGCCCGTCCTTCGCACCGCCCGCCTGATCATGCAACCGCTCGACGAGAGCCATGTCGACCTCGAGCTCGCGCTCGACACCGACCCCGAGGTGATGCAGTACGTCGGTGGTCCCGCGGTCGACGGCGCCGCCGTACGCAGGTCGCACGAGCGTCGTATCGCTCTTGCGCGGCAGGTCGACGGGCTCGGGTTCTGGATGGCCTTCACCCACCCTGAGCCCTCGGAGACGACGGGTGAGCCCGTCGGCCTGCTGATGCTCCCGCCCGCGCACGGACCGGACCAGCCCGACGACCCCCGTGTCGCTGACCTCGGCTACCGGCTCGCCCGGTCCGCGTGGGGTCACGGTTATGCCCGCGAGGCCGTGACAGCACTGCTCGCCCACGCGTTGGAGACCGTCGGCCAGACCCGGGTGATCGCGCAGACGCGCTCGGACAACGACCGCTCGCGGCGCCTTCTCGAGGACGTCGGCCTACGCTACGTCCGCACGTTCCGGTCGCTGGACGACCCCACGGACGGACCGCCCGACGTCGAGTACGAGATCACGGCGGATCACCGCCGGCATGGCTAGCGTGGCCCGTGCCTGCCCGCGAGGAGAGGACCGCCCGTGAACGACACCGATCTGCGCCACCTGCGCCGTTGCCTCGAGCTCGCCGCCGAAGCCCTGGAGCAGGGCAACGGGCCGTTCGGGTCCGTCCTCGTGGGCGAGGACGGCAGCGTGCTGCTGGAGGACCACAACCGCGAGGGCGACGGTGACGGCACGCGTCACCCCGAGCTCGAGATCGCTCGCTGGGCGGCCGCCCACCTGTCGCCGCCCGCACGAGCGGCGGCGACGGTCTACACCTCCGGCGAGCACTGCCCGATGTGCGCGGCTGCGCACGCGTGGGCGGGGCTCGGACGCATCGTCTTCGCGAGCTCGACCGCACAGCTGGTCGCCTGGCGTCGCGAGCTCGGCGCTCCGGCAGGGCCCGTACGACCGCTGCCCATCGCCGAGATCGCACCGGGCATCCCGGTCGAGGGACCGGTGCCAGGTCTGGACGACGAGGTGCACGCCCTGCACGTACGGGCGCACCAGCAGGGCTGACGGGCTCCGGCTGGCGCGGGCGTCAGCCGGTGGGTGCGGACCGGTCGACGGCTCCGCCGTAACGCCGGTCGCGCTCGGCGTAGATCTCGACGGCCTGCCACAGGTGACGGCGGTCGAAGTCGGGCCACAGCGTGTCGAGGAAGACCATCTCCGCGTAGGCCGACTGCCACAGCAGGAAGTTGCTGGTGCGCTGCTCCCCCGACGAACGGACGAACAGGTCGACGTCGGGCATGTCGGGCCAGGTGAGGTTGCGCGCGATGGTGCGCTCGTCGATCTTGTCGGCCCGCAGCCTGCCGGCCTGCACCTGCTCGGCGATGCGTCGCGTCGCCTGGGCGATCTCGGCGCGCCCGCCGTAGTTGACGCACATCTGCAGCGTCAGACCGGTGTTGTCACGGGTCATCTCCTCGGCGCGCTGGAGCTCGCTCAGCACCGAGCGCCACAGCCGGGGCCGCTGGCCGGACCAACGGCAGCGGACGTTCCAGGAGTGCAGCAGGTCGACCCGGCGGCGGATGACGTCGCGGTTGAAGCCCATCAGGAAGCGGACCTCATCGGGTGAGCGCTTCCAGTTCTCGGTGGAGAACATGTAGGCCGACAGGTTGGGTACGCCGAGGTCGATCGCCCCTGCGATCACGTCGATCAGCTGGGCCTCGCCGGCCTCGTGACCCTTGGTGCGGGGCAGTCCGCGCTGGTTGGCCCAGCGGCCGTTGCCGTCCATGACCATCGCGATGTGCTGCGGCACCAGGTCGGCCGGGATCGCGGGCGGCTGTGCGCCGCTCGGGTGCGGCGGAGGCGACACGACCTCCGTGCGTGCGGGCGGCGTACGACGTGCTCTCACCGGCCGGCTCCGGGCGCGACGGGGGTCTGCTGGGTGCGGTCCACGAGGCGCAAGGATCGCACACCGCGCTCCAGGTGCCACTGGACGTAGGCCGCGACCAGACCGCTGGCCTCCTGCCGTGCCCGGTCGTCGCTCTCGTCCGCGACCGACCAGTCGCCGACGAGCAGTGCTGCGAGCAGCACGAACGTCTCGGGCCGTGGCGCCGCCGAGCCCGGTGGCCGGCACAGCGGGCAGACCGCGCCGCCACTGGCCAGGTTGAAACCGCGGTGCGGCCCGGGCGACCCGCAGCCGGCGCACGCGTCGAACGTCGGCGCCCAGCCGGCGACCGCGACCGCGCGCACGAGGTAGGAGTCGAGCACCAGGCCGGGGTCGTGCTGCTGGCCGGCGAGCGCGCTCAGCCCGCCGGCGAGCAGGGTGAACTGGGCCTGGATCGGCTCGCGCTCCTCGGTGAGCCGCTCGGCCGTCTCGAGCATCGCGGTCGCGGCGGTCCAGGCGGAGTAGTCGCGCGAGATGTGCTCGCCGTACGGTGCCAGCGACTCGGCCTGCGTGACCGTGTCGAGGTTGCGACCCTCGTAGCACTGGACATCGACGACCATGCCCGGCTCCAGGCGTGCGCCGAAGCGCGACTTCGTGCGCCGCACGCCCTTGGCGACCGCACGCACCTTGCCCTTGTTGCGGCCGAGGAGCGTGACGATGCGGTCGGCCTCACCCAGCTTGTGGGTGCGCAGCACGATCGCGGCGTCTCGGTAGAGGGACATCCCGACCATTCTGCGCCACCGCACCGACACCGCCGCCCCTGACACGCGCCGCGGCCTACTCTCGGCGCCATGGCAACGGGCACACGCGCGTACGACGTCGTCATCGTGGGCGGCGGGCACAACGGTCTGACGGCGGCCGCCTACCTGGCGCGGGCCGGGCGGTCGGTGCTGCTGCTGGAGCGGCAGGACCACCTCGGTGGGGCAGCCGTCTCGGCAGAGGCGTTCGAGGGCATGGGTGCGCGTCTGTCGCGCTACTCCTACCTGGTGAGCCTGCTCCCCCAGCAGATCGTGGACGACCTCGGGCTCGACGTGACGCTGCGCCGCCGCCGCTACGCGTCGTACACGCCGCGCCCCGGCTCCGACGTCGGCCTCCTCGTCGACAACGGCGACCTGGCCGCGACCGAGGCGTCCTTCCGGGCGGTGGGCGCAGGTCGGGACGCGGCCGGGTTCGCCCGGTTCTCCGAGCGGACCGGGCGTCTCGCCGAGGCGATCTGGCCGACCGTGACCGAGCCGCTGCTCACACGTGCACAGATGCGCGCCCGCCTCGGCGACGACGCGCTGTGGCACGAGCTCGTCGAGCAGCCACTGGGTGAGGTGATCGAGTCGTCCCTGACCGACGACCTCGTGCGTGGGGTCGCGCTCACCGACGGCCTGATCAGCACGTTCGCGCGCGCCCACCAGGAGGACCTCCAGCAGAACATCTGCTTCCTCTACCACGTGATCGGCGGCGGCACCGGGGCGTGGGACGTGCCCGTAGGAGGCATGGGCGAGGTGTCCGGCGCCCTCGAGCGCGCGGCGCGCACCGCCGGCGCCGAGCTGCGTACGGGCACCGCGGTCACCTCGATCGACGCGGACGGGGTCGTGTCGTACGAGGACGGTGACGGCACGCACGAGGTGCGCGGCGCATACGTGCTGTGCGGTGCCGCACCGAGCGTGCTCGCCGACCTGACGGGTACGCCGGCCACTGCACCGGCCGCGGAGGGCGCTCAGGTCAAGGTCAACCTGCTCCTGTCGCGACTCCCTCGGCTGCGCGAGTCCGGTGTCGACCCGGCGGCGGCGTTCGGCGGTACCTTCCACATCAACGAGCTCTACTCGCAGCTCGAATCTGCTTACAACACAGCGGTTTCCGGAGACGTGCCGTCGCCGATGCCGGCCGAGATCTACTGTCACTCGCTCACCGACCCGTCCATCCTGTCGCCGTCGCTGCGCGAGTCCGGAGCGCACACGCTCACGGTCTTCTCGCTGCAGACGCCGCACCGCCTCATCGACGCCGGCCGCCATGACGAGCAGCGCGCCGAGCTGCAGCGCGCGGTGCTCGACTCGCTGTCGTCGGTGCTCGCCGAACCCGTCGACGACGTCGTCCTGCGTCGTCCCGACGGCTCGCCGTGCGTCGAGACGAAGACCACGCTCGACCTCGAGCGCACCCTGGCGATGCCCGGCGGCAGCATCTTCCACGGGCCGCTGTCGTGGCCGTTCGTCGAGGACGACGAGCCGCTCGCGACTCCCGCGCAGCGCTGGGGCGTGGCGACGGCGTACGACCGGGTCCTGCTGTGCGGCGCCGGCAGCCGGCGCGGTGGCGGCGTCAGTGGGCTCGGTGGCTACCACGCCGCGCGGGCCGTGCTGGAGGCCTCGACATGATCGAACACATGTTCTAGTCTCGTCGGCATGCACCAGCCGGCGGCCCTGCAGGGCTCACTCCTCGACCAGGTCGACGACGTGGGACTGCGCCCGCTTGCTGGTGCTGTTCGCCGTACGCCGCTCACCCGCGGCGCCTGGGTCGACCTGCGGCCCGGGTGGCTCACCGGCTCCGACGAGCTGTTCACCCGGCTGACCCTCGGGGGGTCAGCCGGTGTCGAGTGGCGCGGCGAGCGCCGGTGGATGTACGACCGCGAGGTCGCCACTCCCCGGCTGCTGCGGTTCTACGGCGAGCACGAGCGCTGGCCCGACCCTGTCGTCGAGCAGGCCCGCGACGCGCTGTCGTCGTACTACGCCAACGAGCTCGGCGAGCCGTTTCGCACGGCCGGCATGTGCCTCTACCGCGACGGGCGCGACTCGGTGGCCTGGCACGGCGACCGCGAGGGCCGGGGCAGCACACACGACACGATGGTGGCCATCATCTCGATCGGCTCACCTCGCACGCTCGCACTGCGCCCGCAGGGTGGCGGCGAGTCCGTGCGGTTCGTCCTCGGCCACGGCGACCTGGTCGTCATGGGCGGTTCGTGCCAACGCACCTGGGAGCACGCGATCCCCAAGACCAACAAGCCCGTCGGCCCGCGCATCAGCATCCAGCTGCGCCCTCGCGGTGTCCGCTGAGCGGTCTCGGTGGGTGATCGGTCGCCGCGCCGGTTCGTGCCGAGCTCGGCTGGCAGATACGGTGCCTGACCATGACTGAAGAGCTGCCCTACCTGGAGCACCTGGCTCGGGAGTCCGTCCGGTTCAGCGACGCGATCCGTCTCGCGCCGCGTGATGCGGAGGTCCCGAGCTGCCCCGGTTGGCAGACCGACGACCTGCTGTGGCACCTCGGCGAGGTGCAGTGGTTCTGGGGCTCGATCCTCAGTGAGGACCTGCGCACGGTTGAGGCGATCGAGGCCCTGCCCGACCCCGAGAAGCCCACCGACCACGCCGGCCTGCTGCGCTTCTTCGACCGCTGGAGCCCGCACCTGTGCGAGTCGGCGGCAGCCGCCGACCCGAGCGAGCCTCGCTGGATGTGGGTCTCAGACCCTGCTCTGCACAACGTCGCCTACATCCGTCGTCGCCAGGCCCACGAGGCCCTCATCCACCGCATCGACGCCGAGCTGACCGCGGGCACCGACCGCGCGCCGATCGACACCGAGCTCGCCGCTGACGGCGTCGACGAGGTGCTGCGCATCATGCACGGCGGCCACCCCGAGTGGGGCACGTTCGCGGTCGGTGAGCACACCGCTCGCTTCCGGGCCACCGACACCGGGCAGGAGTGGGTCGTGGCGATCGGGCGGTTCACCGGCACCCCGCCGTGGGGCGGCGAGCCCGTGACCGACTACCGCTTCCAGTGCGCGGCCGACTCCACCGGGCCGGCCGGCGTCACCATCAGCGCCAAGGCGACCGATCTCGACCTGTGGCTGTGGGGCCGCCCCACTTCCGAGCAGGTCGAGACCGACGGCAACGCCGCCGCCCTCGCGGCTGTGCACGCGGTCGTCGAGCGCGGCATCAGCTGAGGCTCAGTCCTCGTCGTACGCCGCCAGCATCCGGTCAGCGGCAGCGACGGCGGACAGGCCGCCGGACAGCACCTGCGAGCGCAGGTCGGGCGTGACCCGGCGTACTCCGGCTGATGTACGCCAGCGCTGCGCGAGCTCGTCGCGCACCAGCAGACCTGCGAGCTCCCACTGCTGACAAGCACGCTTGGCTGCGAGGCCGTCCTCGCCGTACGACTCACGTTGCGCAATGACCTTGTCCCAGACCCCGCCGATACCCTCACCGGTCAGGCCCGAGACCGTGAGCACCGGTGGTACCCAACGACTTCCACGCGGATAGACCAGCCGGATCGCACCGGCGAGCTCTTTGGCCGCCGCCGTCGCCTGGTCGACGAACTCACCGTCGGCCTTGTTGACCGCGATGACGTCGGCGATCTCGAGCACGCCCTTCTTGATGCCCTGCAGCTGGTCACCCGAACGGGCCAGACCGAGCAGCAGGAACGTGTCGACCATCTCGGCGACGGCGGTCTCGGACTGCCCCACACCGACCGTCTCGACGAGCACGACGTCGTAGCCCGCGGCCTCCAGCAGCGGGATGGTCTGAGCGGTGGCGCGGGCCACTCCCCCGAGCGTGCCCGCCGTCGGCGACGGCCGGACGTACGCATCGGCGTGCGCGGCGAGCCCGGGCATGCGCGTCTTGTCGCCGAGCACCGACCCGCCCGTGCGGGTGCTGGACGGGTCGACCGCGAGCACACCGACGCGCAGACCACGTGAGACCAGCAGCGAGCCCAACGCCTCGATGAACGTCGACTTGCCCACGCCCGGCGTACCCGAGATCCCGAGCCGGACCGTGCCGCCCGTCGGCCCGGCGGCGAGCTCGGCGAGCAGGTCACGGGCAGCCGCGCGGTGATCGGGGCGCGTCGACTCCAGCAGCGTGATCGCGCGTGACAGCCGAGACCGGTCCCGTGCGCGTACGCCGTCGACCAGCGCCTCGACGTCGATCGGCCGCGCCGGGCTCACTCGTCGTGCCCGTGGGCCGCGGACAGGTCGCGCAGCAGTGTCAGCGCCGACTCGGCGATGACCGTGCCGGGCGGGAACACCGCGGCAGCGCCCATCTCCTTGAGCACCGGCACGTCGGCGGGTGGGATGACGCCGCCCACGACGACCATGATGTCCGGACGACCGGCGGCGGCGAGCGCGTCACGCAGCGCGGGCACGAGCGTCAGGTGACCGGCCGCGAGTGAGTTGACGCCGACGACGTGCACGTCGTTGTCCACCGCCTGCTGGGCGACCTCCTCGGGCGTCGCGAACAGCGGGCCCACGTCGACGTCGAAGCCGAGGTCGGCGAACGCGGTGACGATCACCTTCTGCCCGCGGTCGTGACCGTCCTGGCCCATCTTCGCGACCAGGATGCGCGGCCGACGTCCCTCGGCCTCGGCGAACGCGTCCGTGGCGTCGAGCACCTGCTGCATGGTGTCGTCGCCGCCGGACTCACGGGCCTCGTCGCGGTACACACCCGAGATCGTACGGATCGTCGCCGTGTGGCGGCCGTAGACCTTCTCAAGGGCGTCGGAGATCTCGCCGACCGTGGCATGTGCGCGGGCCGCGTCGACGGCGCGGGCGAGCAGGTTGTCGCTGAGATCGCCTGGTGTGCGGGCGGACTCGCCGGCGGCGCGCGTCAGGGCGTCGAGCGCGGACTGCACCTGCGCCGAGTCGCGCTCACGTCGCAGCCGCTCGAGCTTGGCGATCTGCTGCGAGCGCACCGAGGCGTTGTCGACCTTGAGCACCTCGATCTCGTCGGCCTCGGCGACGCGGTACTTGTTGACGCCGACGACGACCTGCGCGCCGGAGTCGATGCGCGCCTGCGTGCGGGCGGCGGCCTCCTCGATGCGCATCTTGGGGATGCCGGCCTCGATCGCCTTGGCCATGCCCCCCGCCTGCTCGACCTCCTGGATGTGCGCCCAGGCGCGGTCGGCGAGCTCGTGCGTCAGGCGCTCGACGTAGTAGGAGCCACCCCACGGGTCGATCATCTGCGTCGTGTCGCTCTCGTGCTGCAGCACCAGCTGGGTGTTGCGGGCGATGCGGGCCGAGAAGTCGGTCGGCAGGGCGATG from Luteipulveratus halotolerans includes the following:
- a CDS encoding dihydrofolate reductase family protein gives rise to the protein MSATYTWDVFSSLDGFGSVSGGDWGGYWGKQGPELLDHRLGLYDQPQRMVLGANTFRAFVSMLSASKEGDDVRDPWVTRMTHLPMTVVSSTLDEPLDWKDATVVRGDAVDVVRRLKGESDVPLRSHGSLSLNRALMKAGLVDRVQVTLYPVVTGENGDEPIFGGAADFDLELLEQRTLDGRTQELTYRPTLH
- a CDS encoding GNAT family N-acetyltransferase, giving the protein MPQPVLRTARLIMQPLDESHVDLELALDTDPEVMQYVGGPAVDGAAVRRSHERRIALARQVDGLGFWMAFTHPEPSETTGEPVGLLMLPPAHGPDQPDDPRVADLGYRLARSAWGHGYAREAVTALLAHALETVGQTRVIAQTRSDNDRSRRLLEDVGLRYVRTFRSLDDPTDGPPDVEYEITADHRRHG
- a CDS encoding nucleoside deaminase, producing MNDTDLRHLRRCLELAAEALEQGNGPFGSVLVGEDGSVLLEDHNREGDGDGTRHPELEIARWAAAHLSPPARAAATVYTSGEHCPMCAAAHAWAGLGRIVFASSTAQLVAWRRELGAPAGPVRPLPIAEIAPGIPVEGPVPGLDDEVHALHVRAHQQG
- a CDS encoding isoprenyl transferase; this encodes MSPPPHPSGAQPPAIPADLVPQHIAMVMDGNGRWANQRGLPRTKGHEAGEAQLIDVIAGAIDLGVPNLSAYMFSTENWKRSPDEVRFLMGFNRDVIRRRVDLLHSWNVRCRWSGQRPRLWRSVLSELQRAEEMTRDNTGLTLQMCVNYGGRAEIAQATRRIAEQVQAGRLRADKIDERTIARNLTWPDMPDVDLFVRSSGEQRTSNFLLWQSAYAEMVFLDTLWPDFDRRHLWQAVEIYAERDRRYGGAVDRSAPTG
- the recO gene encoding DNA repair protein RecO, with translation MSLYRDAAIVLRTHKLGEADRIVTLLGRNKGKVRAVAKGVRRTKSRFGARLEPGMVVDVQCYEGRNLDTVTQAESLAPYGEHISRDYSAWTAATAMLETAERLTEEREPIQAQFTLLAGGLSALAGQQHDPGLVLDSYLVRAVAVAGWAPTFDACAGCGSPGPHRGFNLASGGAVCPLCRPPGSAAPRPETFVLLAALLVGDWSVADESDDRARQEASGLVAAYVQWHLERGVRSLRLVDRTQQTPVAPGAGR
- a CDS encoding phytoene desaturase family protein, giving the protein MATGTRAYDVVIVGGGHNGLTAAAYLARAGRSVLLLERQDHLGGAAVSAEAFEGMGARLSRYSYLVSLLPQQIVDDLGLDVTLRRRRYASYTPRPGSDVGLLVDNGDLAATEASFRAVGAGRDAAGFARFSERTGRLAEAIWPTVTEPLLTRAQMRARLGDDALWHELVEQPLGEVIESSLTDDLVRGVALTDGLISTFARAHQEDLQQNICFLYHVIGGGTGAWDVPVGGMGEVSGALERAARTAGAELRTGTAVTSIDADGVVSYEDGDGTHEVRGAYVLCGAAPSVLADLTGTPATAPAAEGAQVKVNLLLSRLPRLRESGVDPAAAFGGTFHINELYSQLESAYNTAVSGDVPSPMPAEIYCHSLTDPSILSPSLRESGAHTLTVFSLQTPHRLIDAGRHDEQRAELQRAVLDSLSSVLAEPVDDVVLRRPDGSPCVETKTTLDLERTLAMPGGSIFHGPLSWPFVEDDEPLATPAQRWGVATAYDRVLLCGAGSRRGGGVSGLGGYHAARAVLEAST
- a CDS encoding alpha-ketoglutarate-dependent dioxygenase AlkB, which codes for MHQPAALQGSLLDQVDDVGLRPLAGAVRRTPLTRGAWVDLRPGWLTGSDELFTRLTLGGSAGVEWRGERRWMYDREVATPRLLRFYGEHERWPDPVVEQARDALSSYYANELGEPFRTAGMCLYRDGRDSVAWHGDREGRGSTHDTMVAIISIGSPRTLALRPQGGGESVRFVLGHGDLVVMGGSCQRTWEHAIPKTNKPVGPRISIQLRPRGVR
- a CDS encoding maleylpyruvate isomerase family mycothiol-dependent enzyme, coding for MTEELPYLEHLARESVRFSDAIRLAPRDAEVPSCPGWQTDDLLWHLGEVQWFWGSILSEDLRTVEAIEALPDPEKPTDHAGLLRFFDRWSPHLCESAAAADPSEPRWMWVSDPALHNVAYIRRRQAHEALIHRIDAELTAGTDRAPIDTELAADGVDEVLRIMHGGHPEWGTFAVGEHTARFRATDTGQEWVVAIGRFTGTPPWGGEPVTDYRFQCAADSTGPAGVTISAKATDLDLWLWGRPTSEQVETDGNAAALAAVHAVVERGIS
- the meaB gene encoding methylmalonyl Co-A mutase-associated GTPase MeaB; the encoded protein is MSPARPIDVEALVDGVRARDRSRLSRAITLLESTRPDHRAAARDLLAELAAGPTGGTVRLGISGTPGVGKSTFIEALGSLLVSRGLRVGVLAVDPSSTRTGGSVLGDKTRMPGLAAHADAYVRPSPTAGTLGGVARATAQTIPLLEAAGYDVVLVETVGVGQSETAVAEMVDTFLLLGLARSGDQLQGIKKGVLEIADVIAVNKADGEFVDQATAAAKELAGAIRLVYPRGSRWVPPVLTVSGLTGEGIGGVWDKVIAQRESYGEDGLAAKRACQQWELAGLLVRDELAQRWRTSAGVRRVTPDLRSQVLSGGLSAVAAADRMLAAYDED
- the scpA gene encoding methylmalonyl-CoA mutase; the encoded protein is MSIPKSFADLEWTPSTGAGAGGDTTGTTEGGWESPEGITVRPSYDARDLDGLDALTTYPGQPPFLRGPYPAMYTTQPWTVRQYAGFSTAEESNAFYRRNLAAGQKGLSVAFDLATHRGYDSDHPRVAGDVGMAGVAIDSILDMRQLFDGIPLDRMSVSMTMNGAVLPVLALYVVAAEEQGVKPEQLTGTIQNDILKEFMVRNTYIYPPTPSMRIISDIFEFTAAQMPRFNSISISGYHIQEAGATADLELAYTLADGMEYLRAGKEAGLDIDAFAPRLSFFWAIGMNFFMEVAKLRAGRALWARVTRELGATNPKSRSLRTHSQTSGWSLTAQDPFNNVARTCIEAMAATQGHTQSLHTNALDEAIALPTDFSARIARNTQLVLQHESDTTQMIDPWGGSYYVERLTHELADRAWAHIQEVEQAGGMAKAIEAGIPKMRIEEAAARTQARIDSGAQVVVGVNKYRVAEADEIEVLKVDNASVRSQQIAKLERLRRERDSAQVQSALDALTRAAGESARTPGDLSDNLLARAVDAARAHATVGEISDALEKVYGRHTATIRTISGVYRDEARESGGDDTMQQVLDATDAFAEAEGRRPRILVAKMGQDGHDRGQKVIVTAFADLGFDVDVGPLFATPEEVAQQAVDNDVHVVGVNSLAAGHLTLVPALRDALAAAGRPDIMVVVGGVIPPADVPVLKEMGAAAVFPPGTVIAESALTLLRDLSAAHGHDE